A window of the Janthinobacterium agaricidamnosum NBRC 102515 = DSM 9628 genome harbors these coding sequences:
- the nirD gene encoding nitrite reductase small subunit NirD, with product MHRDLYSGHWTPVCKLDDIVPNTGVCALINGEQVAVFHISDGQQRLFAIDNYDANAGASVLSRGLIGSIGERIVVASPIYKQHFDLLTGECLEAPEHSVATWPVKLENGRVWVGA from the coding sequence ATGCACAGGGATTTATACAGCGGTCACTGGACGCCGGTTTGCAAGCTGGACGACATCGTGCCGAATACCGGCGTGTGCGCCTTGATCAATGGCGAGCAAGTGGCGGTATTTCACATCAGCGACGGTCAGCAGCGCCTGTTCGCGATCGATAATTACGACGCCAACGCCGGTGCGTCGGTGCTGTCGCGCGGTTTGATCGGCAGTATCGGCGAACGTATCGTGGTGGCGTCGCCGATCTATAAGCAGCATTTCGACTTGCTGACGGGGGAATGCCTGGAAGCACCGGAGCATTCGGTCGCGACCTGGCCGGTCAAGCTTGAAAACGGCCGGGTCTGGGTAGGCGCATGA
- a CDS encoding nitrate reductase, whose protein sequence is MNLSPIPFAVRTTCPYCGVGCGVSATPMADGAISIAGDTSHPANFGKLCVKGSALGETVSLEGRLLHPQVRGADGLRQVSWDEALDKVADGWTRTIAEHGPDAVALYVSGQLLTEDYYIANKLMKGYVGSANIDTNSRLCMSSAVAGHKRAFGEDLVPGCYEDLELADMVVLVGSNTAWCHPILFQRIAKAKEARPEMKLVVIDPRRTATCELADLHLPVKPGTDVWLFNGLLCYLALHGVVDDAFVTQHTHGLHDALAAARLGGADHCSDPAAVAKICRVEVQDLLEFYQSFAATGKVVTAFSQGVNQSSAGTDKVNSIINCHLLSGRIGRPGMGPFSLTGQPNAMGGREVGGLANMLAAHMELDHPLHRDTVQTFWNSPNIASKPGLKAVDLFHAIEEGKVKAVWIIATNPLVSMPDANQVQRALEKCPLVVVSDISQHTDTNAYGHVLLPALGWGEKDGTVTNSERRISRQRAFLPVPGEARADWKMLCQVAQRMGYDGFDFDAAQQIFDEHARLSTYRNGGATARFFTLAGLQGLSAQQFDQLEPVQWPLGQTRLFDDGRFAHADGKARFIATAPRAPVHAVSEEYPLVLNTGRVRDQWHTMTRTGKSARLADHVPESFIDIHPQDALLYGVRAGDLARVATPWGAMVARVQHGGGIARGGIFVPIHWNNQSASDARVGALVNPVVDPVSGEPEFKHTPARVEQFRVNWFGFILSRSELNLESVAHWTRIQGKDFARYELAGRNTISDFSAWARRLLQVGDQQADWLEYEDRSAGLYRAVHLVDDRIEQCVFLSPRPDLPSRAWLAGLFAHDQLQPADRVGLLLGQPLEKGADVGPTVCSCYGVGRNTICDAIRSQKLDSVAQVTACLKAGGNCGSCVPEIKKLLVETRAEQTA, encoded by the coding sequence GTGAATCTTTCTCCTATCCCATTTGCGGTACGCACCACTTGTCCTTATTGCGGCGTCGGCTGCGGCGTGTCGGCCACGCCGATGGCCGACGGTGCGATCAGCATTGCCGGCGATACCAGCCATCCGGCGAATTTCGGCAAGCTGTGCGTCAAGGGTTCGGCGCTGGGCGAGACGGTATCGCTGGAGGGCCGTTTGCTGCATCCGCAAGTGCGCGGCGCCGATGGCTTGCGGCAAGTGAGCTGGGACGAGGCGCTGGACAAGGTTGCCGACGGCTGGACCCGCACCATCGCCGAACACGGCCCGGATGCGGTGGCGCTGTATGTGTCCGGACAATTGCTGACCGAGGATTATTATATCGCCAACAAGCTGATGAAGGGGTATGTCGGCAGCGCCAATATCGACACCAATTCGCGGCTGTGCATGTCGTCGGCGGTAGCCGGCCACAAGCGTGCCTTCGGCGAAGACCTGGTGCCGGGCTGCTACGAAGACCTGGAATTGGCCGACATGGTGGTGCTGGTCGGTTCCAATACGGCATGGTGCCATCCGATCCTGTTCCAGCGCATCGCCAAGGCCAAGGAAGCGCGGCCGGAGATGAAACTGGTGGTGATCGATCCGCGCCGCACCGCGACCTGCGAACTGGCCGACCTGCATCTGCCGGTCAAGCCGGGCACCGATGTGTGGCTGTTCAACGGTTTATTGTGCTATCTGGCGCTGCATGGGGTGGTCGATGACGCCTTCGTCACGCAGCATACGCATGGCCTGCATGACGCTTTGGCGGCGGCGCGTCTCGGTGGCGCCGATCATTGTAGCGATCCGGCAGCGGTGGCTAAAATCTGCCGTGTCGAGGTCCAGGATTTGCTGGAGTTTTACCAGTCCTTTGCCGCGACCGGCAAGGTCGTCACCGCCTTTTCGCAAGGCGTCAATCAATCGTCGGCCGGCACCGACAAGGTTAACAGCATCATCAATTGCCATCTGCTCAGCGGACGCATCGGCCGGCCCGGCATGGGGCCGTTTTCGCTGACCGGCCAGCCGAATGCGATGGGCGGGCGCGAAGTCGGCGGCCTGGCCAATATGCTGGCGGCGCATATGGAGCTCGACCATCCCTTGCACCGCGACACCGTGCAAACCTTTTGGAATTCGCCGAATATCGCCAGCAAGCCGGGCTTGAAGGCGGTCGATCTGTTTCACGCGATCGAAGAAGGCAAGGTCAAGGCGGTGTGGATTATCGCCACCAACCCGCTGGTCAGCATGCCGGACGCCAACCAGGTGCAGCGCGCGCTGGAAAAATGCCCGCTGGTGGTCGTGTCCGATATCAGCCAGCACACCGATACCAATGCCTACGGCCATGTCTTGCTGCCGGCGCTGGGCTGGGGCGAAAAGGATGGCACGGTGACCAATTCGGAACGGCGCATTTCGCGCCAGCGCGCCTTTTTGCCGGTCCCGGGCGAAGCGCGCGCCGACTGGAAAATGCTGTGCCAGGTGGCGCAGCGCATGGGCTACGACGGTTTCGATTTCGATGCCGCGCAGCAGATTTTCGACGAGCATGCGCGGCTCAGCACCTACCGGAACGGTGGTGCGACGGCGCGCTTTTTTACGCTGGCCGGCCTGCAAGGATTGAGCGCGCAGCAATTCGACCAGCTGGAACCGGTGCAATGGCCGCTCGGTCAAACGCGGTTGTTCGATGACGGCCGCTTTGCGCATGCCGACGGCAAGGCCCGTTTCATCGCCACCGCGCCGCGCGCCCCGGTGCACGCCGTCAGCGAGGAATACCCGCTGGTCTTGAATACCGGCAGGGTGCGCGACCAGTGGCATACCATGACGCGCACCGGCAAGTCGGCGCGGCTGGCCGATCACGTGCCGGAATCGTTTATCGACATCCATCCGCAAGACGCCTTGCTGTACGGCGTGCGCGCCGGCGACCTGGCGCGGGTGGCCACGCCGTGGGGCGCGATGGTGGCCCGGGTGCAGCATGGCGGCGGCATCGCACGCGGCGGGATTTTTGTGCCGATCCACTGGAATAATCAATCGGCGTCCGATGCGCGGGTCGGCGCGCTGGTCAATCCAGTCGTCGATCCAGTGTCGGGCGAACCGGAATTCAAGCATACGCCGGCCAGGGTCGAGCAATTCCGTGTCAACTGGTTTGGTTTTATCCTCAGCCGTAGCGAGCTGAATCTGGAAAGCGTGGCGCACTGGACGCGTATCCAGGGCAAGGACTTTGCCCGTTATGAATTGGCCGGCAGGAATACCATCAGTGATTTCAGCGCCTGGGCGCGCCGCTTGCTGCAAGTCGGCGATCAACAGGCCGACTGGCTGGAATATGAAGACCGCAGCGCCGGCCTGTACCGTGCCGTGCATCTGGTCGACGACCGCATCGAGCAATGTGTGTTCCTGTCGCCGCGTCCGGACTTGCCGTCGCGCGCGTGGCTGGCGGGATTATTTGCTCATGATCAATTACAGCCTGCGGACCGGGTGGGTTTGCTGCTGGGCCAGCCGCTCGAGAAGGGCGCCGATGTCGGGCCGACCGTGTGTTCCTGTTACGGTGTCGGACGCAACACGATTTGCGATGCGATCCGCAGCCAGAAACTCGACAGTGTGGCTCAGGTGACCGCCTGCCTGAAAGCGGGCGGCAATTGCGGGTC
- a CDS encoding NAD(P)/FAD-dependent oxidoreductase: MTGERIKGSAAKPSLVVIGNGMAGMRTVEELLKLAPDLYHITVFGAEPHGNYNRILLSPLLAGEKSMADIMLNTPEWYVQNGITLHAGDPVLQIDRRRRLVRAASGLEVHYDRLLLATGSTPFMIPVPGHTLPGVIGFRDIDDVEIMLQAAKHQRHAVVIGGGLLGLEAANGLLRQGMEVTVVHVSDTLMNQQLDKPAAALLKNALEVKGLRFLLNADTAEIVGTDRVTAVRFKDGSDIPADLVVMAAGVRPNIALARQAGLFCERAIVVDDTLQSYDPRVYAVGECVQHRSATFGLVAPIWEQARVCGAHLAGAGHRRYVQQASPTKLKVTGIDLYSVGNFIGGPDSEDLVLRDPRRGIYKRLVVQNNRLAGAVLYGDVADGPWYFDLIQNRSDISSMRNHLLFGKALCSQAA; encoded by the coding sequence ATGACAGGTGAGCGCATCAAAGGCAGTGCGGCCAAGCCATCGCTGGTGGTGATCGGCAACGGCATGGCCGGCATGCGCACGGTCGAGGAATTGCTGAAGCTGGCGCCGGATCTGTACCACATCACGGTATTCGGCGCCGAGCCGCACGGCAATTACAACCGTATCTTGCTGTCGCCGTTATTGGCGGGCGAAAAGAGCATGGCCGACATCATGCTCAACACGCCGGAATGGTATGTACAGAACGGCATCACCTTGCATGCCGGCGATCCGGTGCTGCAAATCGACCGCCGCCGCCGTCTGGTGCGCGCCGCGTCCGGACTGGAAGTGCACTACGACAGGTTGCTGCTGGCGACCGGTTCCACACCGTTCATGATACCGGTGCCGGGCCATACCTTGCCGGGCGTAATCGGTTTCCGGGATATCGACGATGTCGAAATCATGTTGCAGGCAGCGAAACATCAGCGCCATGCGGTGGTCATCGGCGGCGGTTTGCTGGGGCTGGAAGCGGCCAATGGCTTGTTGCGCCAGGGGATGGAGGTGACGGTGGTGCATGTCAGCGATACGCTGATGAACCAGCAACTCGACAAGCCGGCGGCCGCCTTGCTGAAAAACGCGCTGGAAGTGAAGGGGCTGCGTTTCCTGTTGAATGCCGACACGGCGGAAATCGTCGGCACCGACCGCGTCACCGCGGTGCGTTTCAAGGATGGTTCCGACATTCCCGCCGACCTGGTGGTGATGGCGGCCGGCGTGCGGCCGAATATCGCGCTGGCGCGGCAAGCCGGTTTGTTTTGCGAGCGGGCCATCGTGGTCGACGACACCTTGCAAAGCTACGATCCGCGCGTGTACGCGGTTGGCGAATGCGTGCAGCACCGCAGCGCCACGTTCGGCCTGGTGGCGCCGATCTGGGAGCAGGCCAGGGTATGCGGCGCGCATCTGGCGGGCGCCGGCCATCGCCGTTACGTGCAGCAAGCCAGCCCGACCAAGCTGAAAGTCACGGGCATCGACCTGTATTCGGTCGGTAATTTTATTGGCGGTCCGGACAGCGAAGACCTGGTATTGCGCGATCCGCGCCGCGGCATATATAAACGGCTGGTCGTGCAAAACAACCGGCTGGCCGGCGCCGTGCTGTATGGCGACGTGGCCGATGGGCCGTGGTATTTCGATTTGATACAAAATCGCAGCGATATTTCCTCCATGCGCAACCACTTGCTTTTCGGCAAGGCGCTGTGCAGCCAGGCTGCCTGA